From Oncorhynchus tshawytscha isolate Ot180627B linkage group LG27, Otsh_v2.0, whole genome shotgun sequence, a single genomic window includes:
- the LOC112226160 gene encoding DNA-directed RNA polymerases I, II, and III subunit RPABC2, whose product MSDNEGDFDDGDFDDAEEDEGLDDLENVEDEDQENVKILPAGEGSQANQKRITTQYMTKYERARVLGTRALQIAMCAPVMVELEGETDPLQIAMKELKCRKIPIIIRRYLPDGSYEDWGCDELIITD is encoded by the exons ATGTCCGACAACGAAGGAGA TTTTGATGATGGAGACTTTGATGACGCTGAAGAGGATGAAGGATTGGATGACCTAGAAAACGTTGAAGAT GAGGACCAAGAGAATGTGAAGATCCTGCCTGCAGGGGAGGGGTCACAGGCCAACCAGAAGAGGATCACAACCCAATACATGACCAAATATGAAAGAGCCAGGGTGCTGGGGACACGCGCCCTCCAGATAGC CATGTGTGCCCCAGTCATGGTggagctggagggagagacagaccctCTGCAAATTGCCATGAAAGAGCTAAA GTGCAGGAAGATCCCCATCATCATCCGGCGGTACCTTCCTGATGGCAGTTATGAAGATTGGGGCTGTGACGAGCTCATCATCACAGACTGA
- the LOC112226132 gene encoding MICAL-like protein 1 isoform X2, which produces MGTLKALQEWCRIKCENYPNVEIRNMSSSFRDGLAFCAIIHKHRPDLIDFNSLSKDNVYENNHLAFEVAQSKLGIPALLDAKDMVSTEVPDRLSVITYLSHYHHCFNKKSHAGPASLKTPYVAECSSHSQTQPDSLGGLQPAKSRTEEPSNSGRPCSVCASCMKHVHLVQRHLTEGKLYHRSCFRCSVCSSTLLPGSYKEGSAVGSLVCTHHLTASQNAHPDYSKQTGSIENLPKFDEQEVTLSQGGLTDNPDLSDFIGKTDSDETVIFGRGGTETEGGERKTRHNTLKKPMPPRPPKPTVEEGKLEEAGTRPIQTTKTLIVTPDSDSASASPGRPVPAPRRVLDSTPPRPAPRTRPPKTMDSPLVSSYPVDNKTLPNPSRRFGQPSGPRKPKDPPWLELVQPGPWPKLPPAPPPSMPKPPRSGSIPSLGGSWYRAREPPPNPFGEFEDEEADDDYTGQENTMSGAEGQAQPSMVTSQTWCGTSQLAEAASSYCHAHLEDTSREVDKSSIAGADDPVNLPEIANAPEKESLAEAGCSLPVSNLAEEPCSIGISESADVGGIANMAETAGALDVCNLADVGVGESTNLSKAASSLGLSNLTEAKTTSSSYLAEAASSLDISNLAEVASSHGVSALAGASGFGGLVGAVSAPNISNLTEEASSYGVSEASAGSLSVSNLAGADSICSVTGAPKALGKSDIAQSLSLPKSVSVPAISTSLTCTQSHPPPTLSTNGAAASPSLLRPPSLPSVSEVRDSGQVPTPSHSKVCKENPFNRKVSPSEFPKSKPAPGHGFPLIKRKVQTDNYAPVEELQGELGELEKRMERLELRGVEMERSLRDCQNDQEEEDMLVDWFTLIHEKHMLVRRDAELVYMAKQQNLEERQADVEYELRCLLNKPECKWSKDDRYRDQQLMEELVTIIEQRNHIINSLDQDRQREEEEDALFSMIKKKDLRKESGKDLKTLRAKFKPMKMLKMLSHKDSKSKGSLKKN; this is translated from the exons ATGGGGACATTGAAAGCTTTACAAGAATGGTGTCGCATAAAATGCGAAAATTACCCCAATGTGGAGATAAGGAACATGTCTTCTTCATTCAGAGATGGATTGGCGTTTTGTGCTATTATCCATAAACACCGACCTGATTTGAT AGACTTCAACTCCCTCTCCAAAGATAACGTTTATGAAAACAACCATCTG GCATTTGAGGTTGCACAGTCAAAGCTGGGAATCCCTGCATTGCTGGATGCTAAGGACATGGTGTCCACAGAGGTGCCAGACCGGCTAAGTGTCATCACTTACCTCTCCCATTACCACCACTGCTTCAACAAGAAGTCTCATG CCGGTCCAGCCAGTTTGAAGACGCCATATGTCGCAGAGTGCTCCAGTCACTCCCAGACACAACCTGACTCTCTTGGAGGTTTGCAGCCTGCCAAG TCAAGGACAGAGGAGCCATCCAACAGTGGCAGGCCATGTAGCGTTTGTGCCTCCTGCATGAAGCACGTCCACCTGGTGCAGAGACATCTCACTGAGGGGAAACTCTACCACCGCAGCTGCTTCAG ATGCAGTGTGTGCAGCAGCACTCTCTTACCAGGGTCTTACAAAGAGGGGAGTGCAGTTGGCTCCTTGGTCTGCACCCACCACTTGACAGCCAGTCAAAATGCCCACCCCGACTACAGTAAACAAACTGGATCAATAGAGAATCTGCCCAAATTTGATGAGCAGGAGGTGACACTATCTCAGGGTGGATTAACAGACAACCCTGATCTCTCTGATTTTATTGGAAAAACAGACTCAGATGAGACAGTTATTTTTggaagaggagggacagagacggagggaggtgagagaaagaCAAGGCACAACACACTCAAGAAGCCAATGCCACCCCGTCCTCCAAAGCCCACTGTAGAAGAGGGAAAGCTTGAAGAAGCAGGGACACGGCCCATTCAAACAACCAAAACACTCATTGTAACACCAGACAGCGATTCGGCTTCTGCAAGCCCTGGACGGCCAGTTCCTGCACCCAGGCGGGTGTTAGACTCCACCCCTCCTCGTCCTGCACCTAGAACCCGTCCACCTAAAACCATGGACAGCCCCCTTGTTTCTA gttACCCAGTTGATAATAAAACCTTACCCAATCCTTCTCGCAG GTTTGGCCAACCCAGTGGGCCCCGTAAACCCAAAGACCCACCGTGGCTGGAGCTTGTCCAGCCAGGGCCCTGGCCAAAGCTtccccctgccccgccccctagTATGCCCAAGCCCCCACGCTCAGGCTCTATACCCTCCCTCGGAGGGAGTTGGTACAGAGCGAGAGAACCCCCTCCCAACCCCTTTGGGGAGTTTGAGGATGAGGAGGCTGATGATGATTACACTGGGCAAGAGAACACAATGAGTGGTGCTGAAGGCCAAGCACAGCCCTCAATGGTAACCAGCCAGACATGGTGTGGTACCAGTCAGTTAGCTGAAGCAGCCAGCTCATACTGCCATGCTCATTTAGAGGACACATCCAGAGAAGTTGACAAGTCAAGTATTGCTGGAGCGGATGACCCAGTAAATTTACCTGAAATTGCTAATGCACCAGAGAAAGAAAGTTTAGCTGAAGCAGGATGCTCACTTCCTGTGTCTAATTTAGCTGAAGAACCTTGTTCAATTGGTATATCTGAGtcagctgatgttggtgggatagCTAACATGGCTGAAACAGCTGGCGCACTTGATGTAtgtaatttagcagatgttgGAGTTGGAGAATCAACCAACTTGTCCAAAGCAGCTAGTTCACTTGGTTTGTCTAATTTGACTGAAGCTAAAACCACAAGTTCATCTTACTTGGCTGAGGCTGCTAGTTCCCTTGATATATCTAATCTAGCTGAAGTAGCCAGCTCACACGGTGTATCTGCTCTAGCTGGAGCTAGTGGGTTCGGAGGTTTAGTTGGAGCTGTTAGTGCACCTAACATATCTAATTTAACTGAAGAAGCTAGTTCATATGGTGTTTCTGAAGCTTCTGCCGGTTCACTTAGTGTGTCTAATTTAGCTGGAGCTGATAGCATATGCAGTGTAACTGGAGCACCAAAGGCTCTTGGCAAATCAGATATAGCCCAGAGCCTCTCTTTGCCCAAAAGTGTGTCTGTGCCCGCAATCTCCACTAGTTTAACCTGTACTCAAAGTCACCCCCCACCAACCTTGTCAACCAATGGAGCAGCAGCCAGTCCCTCCCTGCTCAGACCCCCATCGCTCCCTAGTGTGTCTGAAGTGAGGGACTCTGGCCAGGTGCCCACCCCCTCTCACAGTAAG GTGTGCAAGGAGAACCCTTTCAATCGTAAAGTCTCCCCCTCTGAGTTCCCCAAATCCAAGCCTGCCCCAGGACATGGCTTCCCCCTCATCAAGAGGAAG GTGCAGACAGACAACTATGCCCCAGTGGAGGAGCTGCAGGGGGAGCTGGGGGAGCTGGAGAAACGAATGGAAAGGCTGGAGCtgagaggggtggagatggagagaagctTGAGAGACTGCCAGAATG ACCAGGAAGAGGAGGACATGTTGGTGGACTGGTTCACTCTAATACATGAGAAACACATGCTTGTGCGCAGGGACGCAGAGCTGGTATACAT GGCCAAGCAACAGAATTtagaggagagacaggcagacgtGGAATATGAACTGAGATGTCTCCTCAACAAACCAG AGTGTAAGTGGAGTAAGGATGACCGTTATAGGGACCAGCAGTTGATGGAGGAGCTTGTCACCATCATTGAACAAAGGAACCATATCATCAACAGCTTggatcaggacaggcaaag ggaagaagaagaagatgctCTGTTTTCCATGATCAAGAAGAAAG ATTTAAGAAAAGAGTCTGGGAAAGACCTGAAGACGTTAAGAGCAAAGTTCAAGCCCATGAAGATGCTGAAGATGCTGAGTCATAAAGATTCTAAGAGCAAAGGCTCTCTAAAGAAGAACTGA
- the LOC112226143 gene encoding transcription factor Sox-10: MSGEEQSLSELEMSPGVSDDGHSLSPGHSSSAAGGGDSPLSGPQPQLTGVGDDALSDVAGGISIKSDEDDDRFPIGIREAVSQVLNGYDWTLVPMPVRVNSGSKSKPHVKRPMNAFMVWAQAARRKLADQYPHLHNAELSKTLGKLWRLLNESDKKPFIEEAERLRKQHKKDYPEYKYQPRRRKNGKPGSGSEADGHSEGEVSHSQSHYKSLHLDVAAHVRGAGSPLADGHHPHTAGQSHSPPTPPTTPKTELQSGKSGDGKREGGGAGGSRGGMGVGAEGGSGSGSGKPHIDFGNVDIGEISHEVMANMEPFDVNEFDQYLPPNGHPGIGQSAGSAAAAGSSASPYAYGISSALAAASGHSAAWLSKQHQQHHASPLGSDPSKAQIKSEAGSGGHFAEASSGGSHVTYTPLSLPHYSSAFPSLASRAQFAEYADHQASGSYYAHSSQASGLYSAFSYMGPSQRPLYTAITDPSSVPQSHSPTHWEQPVYTTLSRP; the protein is encoded by the exons ATGTCGGGAGAGGAGCAGAGTTTATCTGAGTTAGAAATGAGTCCGGGGGTCTCGGACGACGGTCACTCCTTGTCACCGGGTCACTCATCCAGTGCCGCAGGCGGAGGAGACTCACCCCTGTCCGGTCCGCAGCCCCAGCTAACAGGGGTCGGGGACGACGCCCTATCCGATGTAGCTGGCGGGATTTCCATCAAGTCCGATGAAGACGACGATCGCTTTCCCATTGGTATCCGCGAGGCAGTGAGCCAGGTGCTGAACGGCTACGACTGGACTCTCGTGCCTATGCCTGTGCGCGTAAACTCCGGCAGCAAAAGCAAGCCGCACGTGAAAAGGCCTATGAACGCATTCATGGTGTGGGCACAGGCCGCACGGAGAAAACTGGCAGACCAGTATCCCCACCTCCACAACGCGGAGCTCAGCAAAACCCTCGGGAAACTATGGAG GCTCTTGAATGAGAGTGATAAGAAGCCTTTCATCGAGGAGGCGGAGAGGCTGAGGAAGCAGCACAAGAAGGACTACCCGGAGTACAAGTACCAGCCACGCCGCCGCAAGAATGGCAAACCCGGCTCCGGCTCTGAAGCTGACGGCCACTCTGAGGGTGAGGTCAGCCACAGCCAATCGCACTACAAGAGCCTCCACCTGGACGTGGCGGCCCACGTCAGGGGGGCGGGGTCTCCTCTGGCTGATGGACACCACCCACATACTGCAG GCCagagccacagccctcctacaccacccaccacccccaaGACGGAGCTTCAGTCTGGGAAGTCGGGCGATGGGAAGCGGGAGGGCGGTGGAGCAGGGGGCTCCCGTGGGGGAATGGGGGTAGGAGCAGAGGGTGGCTCTGGATCAGGGTCAGGCAAACCACACATTGATTTCGGCAACGTGGACATCGGTGAGATCAGCCACGAGGTGATGGCCAACATGGAGCCCTTTGATGTGAACGAGTTTGACCAGTACCTGCCCCCCAATGGGCACCCGGGGATTGGACAGAGTGCTGGGTCAGCGGCAGCAGCAGGGTCCTCTGCCTCTCCCTATGCCTACGGTATCTCCTCTGCCCTGGCCGCGGCCAGTGGACACTCTGCGGCGTGGCTATCCAAACAGCACCAGCAGCATCATGCCTCACCTCTGGGCTCCGACCCCTCCAAGGCTCAGATTAAGAGTGAGGCCGGCTCGGGGGGACACTTTGCCGAAGCATCCTCAGGGGGTTCCCATGTCACCTACACTCCCCTCAGCCTGCCCCACTACAGCTCTGCTTTCCCCTCACTGGCCTCCAGGGCCCAGTTTGCAGAGTATGCTGACCACCAGGCCTCGGGATCCTACTACGCTCACTCCAGCCAGGCCTCAGGGCTGTACTCTGCCTTCTCCTACATGGGGCCCTCGCAGAGGCCCCTGTACACAGCCATCACTGACCCGTCCAGCGTGCCACAGTCACACAGCCCCACGCACTGGGAGCAGCCGGTCTACACCACCCTGTCGCGGCCCTGA
- the LOC112226132 gene encoding MICAL-like protein 1 isoform X1 translates to MGTLKALQEWCRIKCENYPNVEIRNMSSSFRDGLAFCAIIHKHRPDLIDFNSLSKDNVYENNHLAFEVAQSKLGIPALLDAKDMVSTEVPDRLSVITYLSHYHHCFNKKSHAGPASLKTPYVAECSSHSQTQPDSLGGLQPAKSRTEEPSNSGRPCSVCASCMKHVHLVQRHLTEGKLYHRSCFRCSVCSSTLLPGSYKEGSAVGSLVCTHHLTASQNAHPDYSKQTGSIENLPKFDEQEVTLSQGGLTDNPDLSDFIGKTDSDETVIFGRGGTETEGGERKTRHNTLKKPMPPRPPKPTVEEGKLEEAGTRPIQTTKTLIVTPDSDSASASPGRPVPAPRRVLDSTPPRPAPRTRPPKTMDSPLVSSYPVDNKTLPNPSRRFGQPSGPRKPKDPPWLELVQPGPWPKLPPAPPPSMPKPPRSGSIPSLGGSWYRAREPPPNPFGEFEDEEADDDYTGQENTMSGAEGQAQPSMVTSQTWCGTSQLAEAASSYCHAHLEDTSREVDKSSIAGADDPVNLPEIANAPEKESLAEAGCSLPVSNLAEEPCSIGISESADVGGIANMAETAGALDVCNLADVGVGESTNLSKAASSLGLSNLTEAKTTSSSYLAEAASSLDISNLAEVASSHGVSALAGASGFGGLVGAVSAPNISNLTEEASSYGVSEASAGSLSVSNLAGADSICSVTGAPKALGKSDIAQSLSLPKSVSVPAISTSLTCTQSHPPPTLSTNGAAASPSLLRPPSLPSVSEVRDSGQVPTPSHSKQVCKENPFNRKVSPSEFPKSKPAPGHGFPLIKRKVQTDNYAPVEELQGELGELEKRMERLELRGVEMERSLRDCQNDQEEEDMLVDWFTLIHEKHMLVRRDAELVYMAKQQNLEERQADVEYELRCLLNKPECKWSKDDRYRDQQLMEELVTIIEQRNHIINSLDQDRQREEEEDALFSMIKKKDLRKESGKDLKTLRAKFKPMKMLKMLSHKDSKSKGSLKKN, encoded by the exons ATGGGGACATTGAAAGCTTTACAAGAATGGTGTCGCATAAAATGCGAAAATTACCCCAATGTGGAGATAAGGAACATGTCTTCTTCATTCAGAGATGGATTGGCGTTTTGTGCTATTATCCATAAACACCGACCTGATTTGAT AGACTTCAACTCCCTCTCCAAAGATAACGTTTATGAAAACAACCATCTG GCATTTGAGGTTGCACAGTCAAAGCTGGGAATCCCTGCATTGCTGGATGCTAAGGACATGGTGTCCACAGAGGTGCCAGACCGGCTAAGTGTCATCACTTACCTCTCCCATTACCACCACTGCTTCAACAAGAAGTCTCATG CCGGTCCAGCCAGTTTGAAGACGCCATATGTCGCAGAGTGCTCCAGTCACTCCCAGACACAACCTGACTCTCTTGGAGGTTTGCAGCCTGCCAAG TCAAGGACAGAGGAGCCATCCAACAGTGGCAGGCCATGTAGCGTTTGTGCCTCCTGCATGAAGCACGTCCACCTGGTGCAGAGACATCTCACTGAGGGGAAACTCTACCACCGCAGCTGCTTCAG ATGCAGTGTGTGCAGCAGCACTCTCTTACCAGGGTCTTACAAAGAGGGGAGTGCAGTTGGCTCCTTGGTCTGCACCCACCACTTGACAGCCAGTCAAAATGCCCACCCCGACTACAGTAAACAAACTGGATCAATAGAGAATCTGCCCAAATTTGATGAGCAGGAGGTGACACTATCTCAGGGTGGATTAACAGACAACCCTGATCTCTCTGATTTTATTGGAAAAACAGACTCAGATGAGACAGTTATTTTTggaagaggagggacagagacggagggaggtgagagaaagaCAAGGCACAACACACTCAAGAAGCCAATGCCACCCCGTCCTCCAAAGCCCACTGTAGAAGAGGGAAAGCTTGAAGAAGCAGGGACACGGCCCATTCAAACAACCAAAACACTCATTGTAACACCAGACAGCGATTCGGCTTCTGCAAGCCCTGGACGGCCAGTTCCTGCACCCAGGCGGGTGTTAGACTCCACCCCTCCTCGTCCTGCACCTAGAACCCGTCCACCTAAAACCATGGACAGCCCCCTTGTTTCTA gttACCCAGTTGATAATAAAACCTTACCCAATCCTTCTCGCAG GTTTGGCCAACCCAGTGGGCCCCGTAAACCCAAAGACCCACCGTGGCTGGAGCTTGTCCAGCCAGGGCCCTGGCCAAAGCTtccccctgccccgccccctagTATGCCCAAGCCCCCACGCTCAGGCTCTATACCCTCCCTCGGAGGGAGTTGGTACAGAGCGAGAGAACCCCCTCCCAACCCCTTTGGGGAGTTTGAGGATGAGGAGGCTGATGATGATTACACTGGGCAAGAGAACACAATGAGTGGTGCTGAAGGCCAAGCACAGCCCTCAATGGTAACCAGCCAGACATGGTGTGGTACCAGTCAGTTAGCTGAAGCAGCCAGCTCATACTGCCATGCTCATTTAGAGGACACATCCAGAGAAGTTGACAAGTCAAGTATTGCTGGAGCGGATGACCCAGTAAATTTACCTGAAATTGCTAATGCACCAGAGAAAGAAAGTTTAGCTGAAGCAGGATGCTCACTTCCTGTGTCTAATTTAGCTGAAGAACCTTGTTCAATTGGTATATCTGAGtcagctgatgttggtgggatagCTAACATGGCTGAAACAGCTGGCGCACTTGATGTAtgtaatttagcagatgttgGAGTTGGAGAATCAACCAACTTGTCCAAAGCAGCTAGTTCACTTGGTTTGTCTAATTTGACTGAAGCTAAAACCACAAGTTCATCTTACTTGGCTGAGGCTGCTAGTTCCCTTGATATATCTAATCTAGCTGAAGTAGCCAGCTCACACGGTGTATCTGCTCTAGCTGGAGCTAGTGGGTTCGGAGGTTTAGTTGGAGCTGTTAGTGCACCTAACATATCTAATTTAACTGAAGAAGCTAGTTCATATGGTGTTTCTGAAGCTTCTGCCGGTTCACTTAGTGTGTCTAATTTAGCTGGAGCTGATAGCATATGCAGTGTAACTGGAGCACCAAAGGCTCTTGGCAAATCAGATATAGCCCAGAGCCTCTCTTTGCCCAAAAGTGTGTCTGTGCCCGCAATCTCCACTAGTTTAACCTGTACTCAAAGTCACCCCCCACCAACCTTGTCAACCAATGGAGCAGCAGCCAGTCCCTCCCTGCTCAGACCCCCATCGCTCCCTAGTGTGTCTGAAGTGAGGGACTCTGGCCAGGTGCCCACCCCCTCTCACAGTAAG CAGGTGTGCAAGGAGAACCCTTTCAATCGTAAAGTCTCCCCCTCTGAGTTCCCCAAATCCAAGCCTGCCCCAGGACATGGCTTCCCCCTCATCAAGAGGAAG GTGCAGACAGACAACTATGCCCCAGTGGAGGAGCTGCAGGGGGAGCTGGGGGAGCTGGAGAAACGAATGGAAAGGCTGGAGCtgagaggggtggagatggagagaagctTGAGAGACTGCCAGAATG ACCAGGAAGAGGAGGACATGTTGGTGGACTGGTTCACTCTAATACATGAGAAACACATGCTTGTGCGCAGGGACGCAGAGCTGGTATACAT GGCCAAGCAACAGAATTtagaggagagacaggcagacgtGGAATATGAACTGAGATGTCTCCTCAACAAACCAG AGTGTAAGTGGAGTAAGGATGACCGTTATAGGGACCAGCAGTTGATGGAGGAGCTTGTCACCATCATTGAACAAAGGAACCATATCATCAACAGCTTggatcaggacaggcaaag ggaagaagaagaagatgctCTGTTTTCCATGATCAAGAAGAAAG ATTTAAGAAAAGAGTCTGGGAAAGACCTGAAGACGTTAAGAGCAAAGTTCAAGCCCATGAAGATGCTGAAGATGCTGAGTCATAAAGATTCTAAGAGCAAAGGCTCTCTAAAGAAGAACTGA